A single region of the Zootoca vivipara chromosome 2, rZooViv1.1, whole genome shotgun sequence genome encodes:
- the LOC118081418 gene encoding major histocompatibility complex class I-related gene protein-like: protein MGLLLLLPRWGPLLFLLGGCFGCSSHSMHYLCTGVSGPSQGLPSFIAVGYVDDQPIVKYDSETEKTVHQVSWILKAGKDNAQYWEKITQEFLKLDMKFSQYLLNLQDQYNQSKGFHTLQLMYGCELSPDGHKEGYYRYGYDGRDFLTFDKETLTWTAADTEARVTERKWHPNLDQNQHYKRYLEEECIEWLQRYLDYGNETLLRTELPVGKVTRQALPDSQESLICQAYGFYPREINTTWRKDGEVMEHATFRRDVAPNSNGTYHAWLSINVDPQDRNRYYCHIEHASLTKPLVLAWEEPAKVGHPLANLGIVLWGLAAVLAVAAVAAGIFLVLKKVRKEAACERTSASSQEPASSTSSFFVDIEASTEKEMRKDLQRGRPASNHFPLSNTCLSQWGEASRLTGSSGLL from the exons atggggctgctgctgctcctgcctcggTGGGGACCGCTCTTGTTCCTGTTGGGGGGCTGCTTCG GCTGCTCCAGTCACTCGATGCACTACCTATGCACGGGGGTGTCAGGGCCCAGTCAGGGGCTGCCCTCGTTCATTGCTGTGGGGTATGTGGACGACCAGCCCATTGTTAAGTACGACAGCGAAACTGAGAAGACTGTGCACCAAGTTTCCTGGATATTGAAAGCAGGGAAGGACAATGCTCAGTACTGGGAAAAGATCACCCAGGAATTCCTCAAACTGGATATGAAATTTAGCCAGTACCTGCTGAACCTACAGGATCAATACAATCAGAGCAAAG GCTTTCACACACTGCAGCTCATGTACGGCTGTGAGCTGAGCCCAGACGGGCACAAAGAAGGGTATTACCGGTATGGCTACGATGGGAGGGACTTCCTCACTTTTGACAAGGAGACCCTCACCTGGACAGCAGCCGATACGGAGGCCCGAGTGACCGAGAGGAAGTGGCATCCTAACCTGGACCAGAACCAGCACTATAAGCGCTACCTGGAGGAGGAATGCATTGAGTGGCTGCAGAGATACCTGGACTATGGGAATGAGACTCTGCTGAGGACAG AGCTCCCAGTGGGGAAGGTGACGCGGCAGGCCCTTCCAGACAGCCAGGAGTCCCTCATCTGCCAGGCCTATGGCTTCTACCCCAGAGAGATCAACACCACCTGGAGGAAGGACGGGGAGGTCATGGAGCATGCCACTTTCCGCAGGGACGTCGCTCCCAATTCCAACGGGACCTACCACGCCTGGCTCAGCATTAACGTGGACCCCCAGGACAGGAACCGCTATTATTGCCACATAGAGCATGCCAGCCTAACAAAGCCTCTGGTCTTGGCCTGGGAGGAGCCTG cCAAGGTGGGCCATCCTTTAGCCAATCTGGGAATTGTTTTGTGGGGCTTGGCTGCTGTGTTGGCAGTGGCTGCGGTGGCTGCTGGGATCTTCCTTGTCCTCA AGAAAGTACGGAAGGAAGCAGCCTGTGAAAGAACGTCAG caaGCAGCCAAGAGCCCGCCAGTTCCACCAGCTCCTTCTTTG TGGACATTGAAGCCAgcacagaaaaagaaatgaggaaAGACCTACAAAGAGGGAGGCCAGCTTCAAATCACTTCCCTTTAAGCAATACCTGCCTATCCCAGTGGGGAGAGGCCTCCAGGCTGACTGGCTCCTCAGGGCTGCTTTGA